The genome window TCGAACAGTCCGCCTCATCAACCCTGCGCCTGCTGTTGCGTTATCAACCCAACGGCATAGTCCTGGTTTTCAGCGGGCGCTCCTATCCGAGCGCAGCTTTCAGCAAGCCCCTGCTCGAAGGGCGCCTGCATCGCTTCAGCGCCGATCAGTTGGCGCTGAACCAGGATGAAATTTCGAGGATGCTGGCTCAGCATGGCATCGAACCACGCAAAGAGCTGATCGATCAGTTAATCGGACGCGCGCAGGGATGGCCGGCTGCCGTCAGATTGGTTGCTTTGTCGCTGCAGGGGGAACACACATCACAGGATCACCTGCTCGCCGGCCTCATAGAAGGCACCCAACCGCTGACCGATTACCTGAACGATGCCTTCCTGTCCCAACAATCGCCGCGCATACGGGATTTTCTGCTGCGCCTGTCGGTTCTGCGCAATTTCACCCTGCCCCTGGCCGTTGCCGCCACCGATATGCCGGATGCCGGCACCCTGCTGAAGGAACTCGACCAGCGCGCACTCCCGATCAGCCGCAGTGGCGCAGCAGACCCCCGATATGCTCTGCACCCGCTGGTTCGCGACTTCCTGTTAGAGCACCTGAAACGAAATGATCGACCGCTTCTTGAGGAAGTGCGCGACCGGGCCCGAAGCTGGCTGGCGGCACAAGGTCACGTCGACCTCGCGATAGAGGTATCGCTGGACACGGAAGACCCCGACACCGCGGCCGCGTTGATCGATGAGCACGCAAGCGTAATGGTCCAGCACTTCGGACGACATACCACCTATCTCCATTGGATCAACAAACTGCCGCAGAGCGAGTTATCCCGCTTTCCGGAAATTCGATTGCGGCAAGCTTGGTCGCTCGACTTCGTTAAACAGCACGCGGACGCAGAGAACATCCGCCGCGAACTCGAGCAACAACGCATTAGCGCCCCTGTCGACCAGTCCCCCCTATCGGCCGACAAACTCGAGGAAGCCATCGAGTTGCAACGATGTGTGGAGGCCGGCTTACAAGACCGAGCCGAAGAGGCCCACACACGGACGCAGCGCTGGCTCGCACGCTGGCCCGATGCCAGCATCTTTGATCGAGGCGCAGCCCATGCCGTACTGGCTTTCTCGGCCAAGTCCTTGAGTGATTTCAATGTCGGACTGCAGCATGCCCGCCTGTCCCAGGAACTGGCGCGGCAGTGTGACGCCCCATACATTCTGGCGTGGGGACACATGCTGGCTGTCGCCAACCTGATCAAGCGCGGCCAGTACCGGCAGGCACTGCACGAAGCCACAGAGTATGTGGCGGAACTCGACGCCCAATTGGGCGAGTGGTCCCGTGCGGTGACAATGCTCCATGCATTGCGCGCTGGACTGCTGTACGAGTTCAACCAGTTGCCCGAAGCAGGACACGCGCTTGATCGCGGCCTCTCAACGCTGGTCGAGGAAAGCTCGACGGACCCGGTGATTGTCGGCTACGTGACACTCGCCCGCATTCAGAATGTGCAGGGCGCCGCGCTAGACGCCCTGGAAACCCTCGCCGAGGGCGAAGCATTGGCACGCGGACGCGGACTGCCTCGATTGGCAATCGCACTCGGCGCCGAACGGGCGGTGCTCCTTCTGCATCACGGTGAGCACGAACAAGCAGAAGCTGTATGGCAGGAATTCCGGCACTCGCCGCCGACCGGCTGCAGCTCGCTGGAAGCTCTGCAAGGTGCACTGGAAGACAAATCCGTCCGAATACACGCGCGAACCGCGCTGCTCCAGGGCAAACACGCAGAGGCCTGTGAACTCCTTGCACCGATTCTGCGCCACGCCAAGCAGAGCGGGCAAAAGAAGAAGGAGGTCGAGATCCTGATACTTCAGGCGCTGGCGTTGTATCAATCGGGCGACGAGCGCAAGGCACTCTCCCTTTTTTCTGACGCGCTCAAGCTGGCGATGCCTGAGGGGTACCTGCGCACCTTTGCCGACGAGGGGGCAGCACTGCGCCCCCTGCTGTCCAAGTATCTGCAATCAGCCTGCCAGGCAACGCCAAACTCCCCGACAACCAAGTATCTCGAACAAATCGCCGGCATCATCGGCCTAAGCGAAGCCGAAGAAGCGGCGCAGACAACAAGCAGCCAGGAGAAGCAACCGCTCGTCGAGCCCCTGACGTCCCGCGAGCTGCATATTCTTTCCCGCTTGCAGGCAGGTCTAGGCAACCGCCAGCTGGCCGACTCACTGTTCATCACCGAAGGGACCCTGAAGTGGCACCTTCACAACATCTACGGAAAACTCGCGGTCTCCAGCCGGCTTGCCGCTGTGGCGCGTGCGCGTGAACTCGGGCTGCTGGACAGCTGAGCACTGCAATTCCCCTGGACTCAGCCCCCCTGGCTAGAGACTTCAGAAAGCGGACAGCCCGAGCAGCGCGAGGCCGGTAACCCCCAGTGCAGCGTGACCGGCGATAAGCTTGATTGGCGCGCGGTCCCTGAACAGGAATCGGAACAAGAAGCCTCCACCAAGGAAACCGGCGGCGAGAACGCCGAAGGCCCACCATGCCAAAGCGCCGTTGTCCGCTGTCAGGTTCGCTGCCAGAAAGATCGCTAACGCCACCAGTGCCAGAAGGCCATGCCCATTGCTCAACGCCCGCGGGACCCGGTACTTGAGCAAGATAAGGCACGCCATGAGCACACCACCCAGGGCAAGAGCGAGAAAGATGAAGAAAGTCAGCTGTAACAAGGTCACGACATTATCTCCCTTGTGATCGGCGCAACGCGTCTCACGCTCACATGGATTGCACTTCACTCAAGCCATAACACGGCGGTGCAAATCAACAACCCGCTGGTCCATCAAGGCCCGTCATAGCGGATCACATGCCGCGTGACCGGCGCCGCCTTCTGTGCGCCCCTGGCTCTAAACGGCTGTCTTCGCTTGATGGACCGGGCTCGGGTCAATGCTGGCCCAAAGGCGTCTGCACGACGATGCCCGACAACCCGGGTCCAAGCTTGATCTGGCAACCGAGACGCGAGCGCTCGTCGCGCTCGTCGGTAAGATCGAGCATTGAATTCTCCATATCACTCATGGGCGGCAACTTGTCGCGCCAAGCCGGATCAATGTGGACGTGGCAGGTGGCGCAGGCGCACTCGCCGCCGCAATCACCGTCAATGCCGGGCACCATATTGCCCACGGCCGCTTCCATAATGCTGCTGCCGTCGACCGCCTCGACCTCTCTAACCGTGCCGTTGAATTCCACGAACGTAATCTTGCTCATTACTCTCTCCTTGGAGCGGTAGACGCCATCTGGCCCCGTAAAGCGAATGCGCGCCCCGCGCGGGCCGCACGCGGACACTCGCGGACAGGCGCTAGATCAGGCGTTGATGCGCACCGGTAGGGATTCGTAGCCCTTCACGAAACTCGATTCGACCCGCTTGGGCTCGCCGACCACCTCGATCTGCATGGGATCGGGCCAGCGCTGCAACAACCCCTCCCACAGGATCCGGATCTGCAGTTCCGCGAGGCGGTTGCCCACGCAGCGGTGAATCCCGAAGCCGAAGGACAAATGATGACGCGGGCGGGCGCGGTCGATGATGAACGCCTCCGGATCGTCGATGCTCTCCTCGTCGCGGTTGCCGGATACGTACCACATCACCACCTTGTCCCCCTTCCGTATTCGCTTGCCGCGCAACTCGGTGTCTTGAGTCGCCGTGCGCCGCATGTATGCCAGTGGCGTCTGCCAGCGAACGATTTCCGGCACCGCCGACGAGACCAATTCCGGATTGGCGCAGAGTTTGCGGTATTCGTTGGGGAAGCGGTTGAAAGCCAGCAGGCCGCCGCTCATCGAATTGCGAGTGGTGTCGTTACCGCCGACGATGAGCAGGAAGATGTTGCCGAGGAATTCTTCCGGCGTCATGTCACGCGTCTTGTCAGAGTGCGCCAACATTGAGATGACGTCGGCCCCCGGCTCGGCATTCACGCGTGCGTTCCACAGCCGCGTCATGTACTCGGCGCAGGCTTGCATTTCGACGTACCGCTCCTCCTCGCTATCAATCAGACCGGCCCCGGGCAGGGTGGTCGCGATATCGGACCAGTGGGTTAACAGATGCCGGTCCTCGAAGGGAAAGTCGAAGATCGTGGCCAACATCTTGGTGGTCAGGTTGATCGACACCCTTTCCACCCAGTCGAAGGTCTCGTTGACGGGGAGTTCGTCAAGGGCGTCGGCGGTACGCTGCCGGATCAACCCCTCCAGCCTTGCCAGATTGTCCGGCGCCACGATCGGGCTCACGACCTTGCGCTGCTCGTCATGCTTCGGCGGGTCCATAGCGATGAACATGGGCAGTTTTGCAACGGTGTTGTCGTCCATGATCGTGATACCGCCATAGCGCCAATCCGAGGAATAGATCTCCGGATGGGTTTCGACCTGCATGATGTCCTTGAACTTGGTCACGGACCAGTACGGGCCAAACCGGCTGTCGGCGCAGTAATGGACAGGGTCCTCCGCCCGCAGCCGCTGAAAAAGGCCCCACATCGCGTCGTCCCGGAACAGCTCCGGATTGCTGACGTCGATCCAGTCGAGCGGTATGGCGCCGGCGTCGCCGGCCTCTTCCAGCGTTTGCTGGGCTCCGATTTCGGTCATCGTCTCCTCCGTATCGCCCTGCCCCGGGTGAGGCTTGTGGCTATCGTTTAAGAGGAATCTTTGATGAGGAAGCGCGGGTCGTCGCCTTTCTTTTGTCAGGTATGCGGGAGAAGGCATCGGTGCATCTGGAAGCCCGGGACCAGGCAACTTGGTCGCTGAGCCCGTCACTGCCGCTCGCAGAGCTTGATATGCCGATCGTGGACGGCGTTGCGGCGCAACAGGGCCAAATAAGTGCCCGGCCGTCGCTTGCCGAAGAAGGCGGACTCACTTCATCGCCGCACGCGGCATGGAAGCTCGCTACTCGGCGAGTGAAACCACAAGGCGTCGCGCACGATGAATAACGCGCCGACAAAGGCCCGAGCGCGTGCGCGGGATCACTTACATGGAATCCATCGTCAAACCTCTGAGTTGGGAAGAATGGCCGGACTCCATTCGCGAGATCTTTCAGGCTCTCCGATCGGACGCCGGAAGCGAAATGATCCTCGATAAGAACCTGTTCATCGAAACGATCCTCCCAGGCGCCATTCTCCGGGACCTCACCACGGAGGAAATGGCGGAGTATCGCCGCCCCTTCGCAGACGCGGGCGAAGCACGCAGACCGACACTGACATGGCCGAATGAACTTCCGATCGCAGGCGAGCCCGCCGATGTCATCGAGGACATTGAGGCATACGGTGCATGGTTATCGGCGAGCGAGGTCCCGAAACTCTTCATCAATGCAGAGCCAGGGGCGATTCTGGTGGACGGCGCGCGCGAGTTCTGCCGCAGCTGGCCCAACCAGACGGAAGTAACGGTCAGCGGCCACCATTTCGTCCAGGAAGACTCGCCCGACGAGATAGGACACGCCATCGCCAACTGGCTACGTGACATCGAATAGCCGCCATCACGACGACGAGCATTCCGCCCCCGCACGGTGCCTAAGCCCGCGCGCCCCTCCTTGCAGGCATAGCAGCAATGGCAAGGAGGGTGCGCGGCACTGAGGACGACCGCCCGCGGGAAGCTGCTCCAGGCGACAGTACGACCATCCATCGTGCCGGCCTTGGGGAACGCGGCAATCCTGGCATGAAGAACCCGCGTCTTGCCGAGCAGCAGGCGCCTGCGCTCTGACGCCGGCGGGCTTGGCATGGCGGCGGCCAGCGCCGCCCCAGAGCCGTTGGCCCTCGAAAGCGAGAGGAACTATTCGCTGCTCGCCTTCTCGATGTCCGCCACCAGATCGTGACTGCGCTTGATCACGTACTCGTGCACTAGACGAATCTGATCATTATCCCCGCCCAGGATGTGGCCAAATGACGGCATGCCTTGGTGGGCACGCGCGCCGTGCACAATCGCCGCGAAGTGCTCGTGAGTCTCCGCGTCCAGGTAGCGCAGATCCGGCACCACCCCGCTGCTCTCCACATTGACACCGTGACAGGTGGCGCAGACCCCGTTGTAGAGATATTTCCCGGTAGCCAGCGACTCGGCGCCAATGTCGGCGTCGCGCTCCGGCGGCTCCGGTACCGGCCGCGGCTCGTTGCGCGGCGGCGGCAACTTGCCCTTGCCATCAAGCTTGTAGGTCAGAACCCGGGATTCGGGCTGCACGTCGATTCTGGAGGCCAGTGGACCGGTCAAGAGCGTAAAAGCGCCGCCCCAGCCAACCATGAAGGTCACGTACTGCTCGCCGTCGATCTCATAGGTCATGGGTCCGGCCAGCACACCGCTGTTGGCGCGCGACTTCCACAGCAGCTCGCCACTATCAGCGGCGTACGCCCGCACTTCCCCCTGAGCGTTGCCCTGGAATACCAGATTGCCGGCGGTGGTCAGCGTACCGCCGTTCCACAGGTGCGGGTGCTCGACCTTCCAAGCCGCCTCTTGCTTCACCGGATCCCAGGCCAAAAGCGCGCCGTGGAATTGCTCGGCCAGTGCGTCGATCTCGTCCGGGTCCTCCGGCAACTCGAGCGGCTCCAAGCCAATGTTCCACAGGTTCAAAGCGACGATCGGATCCGCCTCGGAATCCGCGTACAGAAAGCTGGCGTACTGCGCCGGGATATAAACCAGCCCCGTATCCGGGTTGTATGACATCGGCTGCCAATTGTGGCCGCCAAAAGGACTGGGAGTGACCAGCTTCGGCTTTTCGCTGTAGTCCCCGGCTTCGCTAAAGATCGGCCGTCCGGTATCCATGTCGATACCCTCCGCCCAGTTCACCGGCACGTAGTTCTCGGCCGATAGCAGCTCGCCCGTCTCGCGGTCGATCACATAGAAAAAACCATTCTTGGGGGCCTGCATCAGCACCTTGCGACGCTCTCCGTCCAGGCTCAGCTCTGCCTGGACAAGGTGCTGGGTAGCGGTGTAATCCCACTTGTCGCCCGGCGTCGTCTGGTAATGCCAAATGTATTCTCCAGTGTCGGGATCCAGCGCCACAATCGACGACAGGAAAAGATTGTCGCCCTTGCCCTCGCTGCGATCGGCGATGTTCCAGGGCGAACCATTACCGACACCGATATAGAGCTGATCCAACTCCGGGTCATAGGCGATCGAGTCCCAGACCGTGCCGCCCCCGCCCTGCTTGTAGTAGGTCTCTCCGTGCCAGGTCTCCCGGGCCATCTCGAGGATATCGTTCTCCACAGGTTTGGAAGGATCGCCCGGCACCGTGAAGAAGCGCCAATCCAGATCGCCCGTATCGGCGTCGTAGGCGCTGACATAGCCACGAACCCCCAGCTCGGCACCGCCGTTGCCGATAAGTACCTTGCCCTTGACCACCCGCGGGGCGCCCGTAATGGTATAGTTGGGATAGCCGTTGTCTACGATCGTATTGGTCTCCCAAACCACCTCGCCGCTGGCCGCGTCGAGTGCAATCAGCCGGCCATCGAAGGCCCCGACGTAGACCTTGCCCTGCCACACCGCGACGCCGCGGTTAACGACACCGCAGCAGGCCTTGCCGCCGGTCGCTCGCGGCACCTGTGGGTCGTACTTCCAGATCAACTCGCCGGAGACCGGATCCAGGGCGTAGACGATGCTGTAAGGCCCAGTGGTATACATCACGCCGTCGACCACAATCGGCGTGGCTTCCACCCCGCGATCCACGTCCAGCTTGAAGCTCCAGGCCAGCCCGAGCCTATCGACGTTGTCGTCGTTAATGGCGTCCAGCGGCGAATAGCGCTGCTCGGAATAGGTGCGACCGTGACTCATCCAGGCGCCCGACTCGCCGTCGGCGGCTCGCAGGCGTTTTCCATCGACCGCAGCAACTTCTGTGCCCTTGGCGGCTTCGTCATCGGTGTGCGGCGCATCCGACTGTGAGCAGGCGGGCAGCATCAACACGGACAGACCGACTAGGAGCAGGCTCCTAAGACTATCCATCACGCCAAGGGATACTGCGCCAGAGCGCTCGCGGAAGCCCGAACCGTGTATCCGCGTGGCCTTTGGGATCACCACCATGAGTCTCTCCTCTAGTTTTTGTCTTCGTGCGGACTCTCGTCAGCCAGGCCGACCGATCCCACAGCTCGCTAGCCCCGCCCTCCAACTCAAGATCGATCTTCTATCGAACAGAGCGGTCCGAGCATGCTCATCATCGAGGCTTGAGACCGAAGCCCATTGGGCTGGAGGCCCTCATCGACGCAAGACCTGGCTACGTTGGCGATGAAGCCGCTCAAGCCGGGCGACGGGATTGATCCACGACGAGTTTCTGGTTCCGCTTGCCTCATTCCGAGTCGGTGCGTAGACGAGTCAGTGCAAAAATACAGCCTGACCTTTTGTGAGCCTGGCCCTGGTTCCTTACAAAATCACAAACAAGATAATCGACCGTCAGGCGGAGAGCTTATCCCCACTAAAGCAACGAGACTGCTCACTAACCACATTCATGCAGTGACAACCTTGAGCTTTCAGTACGGCCATAGACGGCGGACAGCGCCGAAGCCTTGGGTAGGCTTATTGCACTCCGCGGGATGGGGCAGCGCCCCCTACTAAAGGAGGGTTTTGGCTGCGCCAACGCATGACCTCAGCTCGCATCAGGCGACACATTTCGTCGCCGGCGCAATGCTTAGAGAAGCTTGGAGCACTCGACCAATGTCGCGCGCAAGGATGGCCCCACAGCGCCCCTCAGGTTGAGGGCGCTATCAGTGCAGCCCGCCGCTGGGGGGCACCGGGTCAGTGGCGCTGGCGTTCACGGCGGCGAAGAGCGTCTGTATCTGCGCCGGGTCGTAGTGGTAGCCCTGACCACAGAAATCGCAGTGCACCGTAACCGAGCCCTGCTCCGCCAGGATGTCGCGCACTTCGTCTTCGCCCAGCGACAGCAGCACGCGCGAAACCTTGGCGTGACTGCAGGAGCAGGCAATGGCCACCTGTCGCGGTGCGTGCAGCTGCAGATCCTCGGCGTGAAAGAGGCGCTTCAGGATGACGGCGGGCGATTGCGCGATCAGCTCTTCGCCGCCCAAGGTGTCGACCAGCGCCTCGACATGCGCCCAGCCGGCATCGGCCTCGGCGCCCACTCCTGGAAGACGCTGCAGCATGAGCCCGGCGACACGCTCACCGTCGGTGGCCAGCACGAAGCGCGTCGGCAGCTGTTCGCTCTGCGCGAAGTAGGCCTCCAGCGCCTGCTCGCAGCTGGCGCTGCCCAGCGGCACCATCGCCTGATAGCTCTGCCCGGATTTCGGCTCCAGCGTCACGCCGAAGACGCCGTCCCGCGTCAGCTGCGCGAAGTCGCCGGCACCGCCCGTGTCGCTGCGCACCCGGGCCATGCCGCGCGTGCGCAGATCGTCCTCGGTCTGTACCAGCAGCAGCGCCAGCTCGGCACTGTTCTGGATCTGCAGCCCCATGCGGCCCCTGAACTTGAGATTGGCCGCCATCAGCGGCCCGGCGGCGAGCAGCTCGCCGAGCAGGCGCTGGACGTCAGGCGGATGCCCGTCGCGGGCCACCATCGCCGGCACGCCCTCGCCGGCGCGCAGAATGGCGCCGCGCACGCCGTACTCGGGCAGATGAAAGCCGGTGAGCTGCTCGTCGGGGGCGTGCTCGGTCTGTAGATCCCGGACGGTGCTCATTCCGACGACGGCGGGCCGAGTCGCTCCTTGAGCAGCCGGTTGACCGCATCCGGATTCGCCTTGCCACCGGTGGCCTTCATGACCTGACCGACAAAGAAACCGAGCACCCGCTCCTTGCCGCCCTTGTACTGCTCGAGCTGCTTGGGATTGTCGGCAACGACCTGCTCGATGATCTCGCCGATCGCGCTGTCGTCCGTGATCTGGCGCAGGCCCTTGGCCTCGATGACGGTGTCGGCGTCGCCTTCGCCGTTCATCATGGCCTCGAAAACCTCCTTGGCGATCTTGCCGGAGATGGTCTCGTCGACCATGCGCTGGACCAGACCGGCCATCTGCCCGGCCGACACCGGCGATTCGGTGATCCCCAGTCCGGCCTTGTTGAGGGCTCCGAGCAGATCGGTGATGACCCAGTTCGCGCAGAGCTTGGCCTCACCGCCGGCGGCAGCAACCATGGCCTCGTAGAAATCGGCCAGCGGCCGCTCGCCGGTGAGCACGGTGGCGTCGTAACGCGACAGGCCGTACTGCTGCTCGAAGCGGTTGCGCTTGTCGATGGGCAGCTCGGGCAGCGAGGCGCGGACCTCCTCGATATAGGCCGGCTCGCAGCGGATGGGCAGCAGGTCGGGGTCCGGGAAGTAGCGGTAGTCGTGCGCGTCCTCCTTGGAGCGCATGGCGCGGGTCGTGCCGCTGGAGGGATCGAAGAGGCGCGTCTCCTGGTCGATGCTGCCGCCGGCTTCGAGCACGTCGATCTGGCGATGGATCTCGTGCTCGATGGCCTTCTCGACATAGCGGAAGGAGTTGACGTTCTTGGTCTCCGTGCGCGTGCCGAACTCGGCCTGGCCGACCGGCCGCACCGAGACGTTGGCGTCGCAGCGGAAGGAGCCTTCCTGCATGTTGCCGTCGCAGATGCCCAGATAGACGACGATCTGGTGCAGCTTCTTCAGGTAGGCGACGGCCTCGGCCGGCGTACGCAGCTCCGGCTCGGAGACGATCTCGATGAGCGGCGTGCCGGCGCGATTAAGGTCAATGCCCGAGGCGCCGACAAAGCCCTCGTGCATGGACTTGCCGGCGTCCTCCTCCATGTGCGCGCGGGTGATGCCGATGCGCTTTTCTTCCTCGCCGACGACGATGTCCAGATGCCCCTTGCCGACGATGGGCAGTTCGTACTGCGAGATCTGGTAGCCCTTGGGCAGGTCCGGGTAGAAGTAGTGCTTACGCGCGAAGACCGACACCGGCGCGATGTCGGCCTCGACGGCCAGACCGAACATGACGGCCAT of Algiphilus aromaticivorans DG1253 contains these proteins:
- a CDS encoding cytochrome P450, which translates into the protein MTEIGAQQTLEEAGDAGAIPLDWIDVSNPELFRDDAMWGLFQRLRAEDPVHYCADSRFGPYWSVTKFKDIMQVETHPEIYSSDWRYGGITIMDDNTVAKLPMFIAMDPPKHDEQRKVVSPIVAPDNLARLEGLIRQRTADALDELPVNETFDWVERVSINLTTKMLATIFDFPFEDRHLLTHWSDIATTLPGAGLIDSEEERYVEMQACAEYMTRLWNARVNAEPGADVISMLAHSDKTRDMTPEEFLGNIFLLIVGGNDTTRNSMSGGLLAFNRFPNEYRKLCANPELVSSAVPEIVRWQTPLAYMRRTATQDTELRGKRIRKGDKVVMWYVSGNRDEESIDDPEAFIIDRARPRHHLSFGFGIHRCVGNRLAELQIRILWEGLLQRWPDPMQIEVVGEPKRVESSFVKGYESLPVRINA
- a CDS encoding PQQ-dependent dehydrogenase, methanol/ethanol family gives rise to the protein MLPACSQSDAPHTDDEAAKGTEVAAVDGKRLRAADGESGAWMSHGRTYSEQRYSPLDAINDDNVDRLGLAWSFKLDVDRGVEATPIVVDGVMYTTGPYSIVYALDPVSGELIWKYDPQVPRATGGKACCGVVNRGVAVWQGKVYVGAFDGRLIALDAASGEVVWETNTIVDNGYPNYTITGAPRVVKGKVLIGNGGAELGVRGYVSAYDADTGDLDWRFFTVPGDPSKPVENDILEMARETWHGETYYKQGGGGTVWDSIAYDPELDQLYIGVGNGSPWNIADRSEGKGDNLFLSSIVALDPDTGEYIWHYQTTPGDKWDYTATQHLVQAELSLDGERRKVLMQAPKNGFFYVIDRETGELLSAENYVPVNWAEGIDMDTGRPIFSEAGDYSEKPKLVTPSPFGGHNWQPMSYNPDTGLVYIPAQYASFLYADSEADPIVALNLWNIGLEPLELPEDPDEIDALAEQFHGALLAWDPVKQEAAWKVEHPHLWNGGTLTTAGNLVFQGNAQGEVRAYAADSGELLWKSRANSGVLAGPMTYEIDGEQYVTFMVGWGGAFTLLTGPLASRIDVQPESRVLTYKLDGKGKLPPPRNEPRPVPEPPERDADIGAESLATGKYLYNGVCATCHGVNVESSGVVPDLRYLDAETHEHFAAIVHGARAHQGMPSFGHILGGDNDQIRLVHEYVIKRSHDLVADIEKASSE
- a CDS encoding LuxR C-terminal-related transcriptional regulator yields the protein MNGVKDPPPGGEPHSWELPRDRLQLPEAIWTQNKAIVVVHAGPGYGKSTLLSQWHRQASSSGHRVIWLTAEADDRHGDQLLVDLAAALGRTDTAAGTSVLDSYGSEGRLAMVKALLSDLESRERRTVLFIDDVHEVLEQSASSTLRLLLRYQPNGIVLVFSGRSYPSAAFSKPLLEGRLHRFSADQLALNQDEISRMLAQHGIEPRKELIDQLIGRAQGWPAAVRLVALSLQGEHTSQDHLLAGLIEGTQPLTDYLNDAFLSQQSPRIRDFLLRLSVLRNFTLPLAVAATDMPDAGTLLKELDQRALPISRSGAADPRYALHPLVRDFLLEHLKRNDRPLLEEVRDRARSWLAAQGHVDLAIEVSLDTEDPDTAAALIDEHASVMVQHFGRHTTYLHWINKLPQSELSRFPEIRLRQAWSLDFVKQHADAENIRRELEQQRISAPVDQSPLSADKLEEAIELQRCVEAGLQDRAEEAHTRTQRWLARWPDASIFDRGAAHAVLAFSAKSLSDFNVGLQHARLSQELARQCDAPYILAWGHMLAVANLIKRGQYRQALHEATEYVAELDAQLGEWSRAVTMLHALRAGLLYEFNQLPEAGHALDRGLSTLVEESSTDPVIVGYVTLARIQNVQGAALDALETLAEGEALARGRGLPRLAIALGAERAVLLLHHGEHEQAEAVWQEFRHSPPTGCSSLEALQGALEDKSVRIHARTALLQGKHAEACELLAPILRHAKQSGQKKKEVEILILQALALYQSGDERKALSLFSDALKLAMPEGYLRTFADEGAALRPLLSKYLQSACQATPNSPTTKYLEQIAGIIGLSEAEEAAQTTSSQEKQPLVEPLTSRELHILSRLQAGLGNRQLADSLFITEGTLKWHLHNIYGKLAVSSRLAAVARARELGLLDS
- the gatB gene encoding Asp-tRNA(Asn)/Glu-tRNA(Gln) amidotransferase subunit GatB, which gives rise to MSDVRIPEGWEAVIGLEVHCQLSTQSKIFSGAPTAYGAPPNAQASAIDLGMPGVLPVLNRDALRMAVMFGLAVEADIAPVSVFARKHYFYPDLPKGYQISQYELPIVGKGHLDIVVGEEEKRIGITRAHMEEDAGKSMHEGFVGASGIDLNRAGTPLIEIVSEPELRTPAEAVAYLKKLHQIVVYLGICDGNMQEGSFRCDANVSVRPVGQAEFGTRTETKNVNSFRYVEKAIEHEIHRQIDVLEAGGSIDQETRLFDPSSGTTRAMRSKEDAHDYRYFPDPDLLPIRCEPAYIEEVRASLPELPIDKRNRFEQQYGLSRYDATVLTGERPLADFYEAMVAAAGGEAKLCANWVITDLLGALNKAGLGITESPVSAGQMAGLVQRMVDETISGKIAKEVFEAMMNGEGDADTVIEAKGLRQITDDSAIGEIIEQVVADNPKQLEQYKGGKERVLGFFVGQVMKATGGKANPDAVNRLLKERLGPPSSE
- the hslO gene encoding Hsp33 family molecular chaperone HslO, whose protein sequence is MSTVRDLQTEHAPDEQLTGFHLPEYGVRGAILRAGEGVPAMVARDGHPPDVQRLLGELLAAGPLMAANLKFRGRMGLQIQNSAELALLLVQTEDDLRTRGMARVRSDTGGAGDFAQLTRDGVFGVTLEPKSGQSYQAMVPLGSASCEQALEAYFAQSEQLPTRFVLATDGERVAGLMLQRLPGVGAEADAGWAHVEALVDTLGGEELIAQSPAVILKRLFHAEDLQLHAPRQVAIACSCSHAKVSRVLLSLGEDEVRDILAEQGSVTVHCDFCGQGYHYDPAQIQTLFAAVNASATDPVPPSGGLH
- a CDS encoding 2Fe-2S iron-sulfur cluster-binding protein encodes the protein MSKITFVEFNGTVREVEAVDGSSIMEAAVGNMVPGIDGDCGGECACATCHVHIDPAWRDKLPPMSDMENSMLDLTDERDERSRLGCQIKLGPGLSGIVVQTPLGQH